The Chryseobacterium shigense genome segment GTACATATAGATTCTCCCGTATTTCTCTAATTCTTCCTTGAATTCAGGCAGCAGCTCCGCATGAAACTTAGGATCAAAATAACGCAATGCATTTTTAAGAGCAAGTTTTTTCTCCTCCTCTCCTAAAATTTCTTTACGCTTCGGTGCATGGTTGATATTGGTTTCGTACGGTTTAGGCTGTGGCAGCTGATCCGGAATCCCCTGCTGTATCTGTTCTTGAAATGTCATATTGCTATTTAAAGTTCAATGTTTAGAATGAATTGTTTGAAGTTTTAAAGATATTCAAATTAGGAAATATAGGCAAGGTTGATGTGCTGATTTGGCAATATGATCATTCTATATTTTGTAAATTATCCTTAATTTGAAAACATACCGGTGAAAATTCCCCTCCAGAGGAGGGGAATGTACTCCCGGGAAGACAAAGGGTTTTCAAAAATAAAAAACCTCACTGAAAATCAATCAGTAAGGTTATTATATTTTATTGTAATACCTCGATTCAGGTTAAAACATCGTCATTTTCCTCTTCGTGGTCGTCATCATTGTCGCTTAAGCTCCAGTAATTATTTTCTTCATCTTCGGAACCTATTTCTTCCATGTCATCATCATCTTCGGCTCCCGGGATATCAAGTCCTTTATCCAGCTTATCATCATCCATTTCATTTAGTATAGGGTTTCCGTCACCATCAAGCGGAATGTGGGGTTCCTTATTGAATATATCTTCATTGGGATTGTAATCCATCTGCTCCAGTTTTCTGTTTTGCTCGTTCTTATTATTTTCAGGTATCATAATATTTTGTATTTAGGGGTTTATCAATATCGAACAAAAATAATTCCAAGTCCGTTAATTTTTCCCGGAATATACTTCCGGATTGGCACAATATGGAATTTTTTCACCTTTAAAAAAAGCGATGATATTTTCAGCCGCAATCTTTGCCATTCCTGTTCTGGCCTCAATGGTAGCAGAACCTATATGCGGAAGTACACAGACATTTGAAAGCTCCAGCAGCGGACTTTCCTTAGACATAGGTTCCGGATTGGTTACATCTAAACCGGCACCCCAGATCTTTTTTTCAGTCAAAGCTTCATAAAGATCTTTCTCATTCTGAAAACCTCCTCTTGCCGTATTAATAAAAATAGCATCAGATTTCATTTTTTCAAAAACAGAACCGTTGAAAAGGTCTTTCTGCTCAGGGGTAAAACTGGCATGAATGCTCAATACATCAGATTGTGCAATCAATTCTTCAAAAGAAACATAAGCGGCATTCAGCTCCTGTTCTGCTTCTTCATTCCTGTGACGGTTGTGATAGATGATTTTCATATCAAAAGCTGCCCTGGATTTTTTAGCCATTTCGAAGCCAATCCTTCCCAGCCCTAGTATTCCCAGGGTTTTTCCATACAATTCCTGTCCAAGAGCATGTAACGGATCAAAATCTCCCCAGTTGCCGTCTTTTACTTTCTGAAAATTATAGCTTGCTCTTCTGGCTACAGACTGCATCAGTAAAAAAGCAACATCAGAAGTTGCTTTACTCAGGACATCCGGGGTATTTCCTATGGGAATATTTCTTCGGTTGGCTTCCATAATATCCACATGATCAAAGCCTACGGAATATAAAGCGATTGTTTTTATATCGGGACATTGATCAAAGAAATCTTTGTCGTATTTAAATTCCGCTCCTACACTCAGAATGGCATCATTGTTCTGACAGTGAATCAGCCATTCTTCATGCGAAAGATTTTCATGTTCCGGGATAAAAACCTCCAGTCCTGCTTCTTTCAGCATATTGATTCCTTCTTGCGGAATTCTTTTGCTCACAAATACTTTCATATTTTATTTTGATTTAATTCTGTGTTTACAATATCCAATAAAAAACCTCACTTCTGTTAAAAAGTGAGGTTCTTTAACTTAAATTAAAAATTATTGATCTTCATCTGAAAGATCCTGATTTTTGTCCCAGACCTGAGAAGCCATTTCCTGAATTTCTTCCCAAACATCTTTTGCCGATTTCTGTGTATGAGCCATAAATCCCTGCTTTGTAGGTTCCTGATTCTTACTTTTCATATCATTCATATAATCCTTTACCTGCTGGGTATAGCTTTCTGTATGGTATCCGGGATTATTATGCAGGTTTTTCTGAATATTACTGAAATCATGTGATGATTTAAATCTATTCGTGTCCATAATAATAAAAATTTAAGTGATTAGGTCTTACATTGAATCCAATTACTGTTCCGAAGCCGTCTTAAAGTTTATTAAAATGGATAAAAGCTTTGAATTGATTTAACCACAAAAGGCACAAAATTTTTGAATGCTTTGGTTATTTAAAGTTTAATATTTCGAGAAAAAGTACACTTAAGTTCTTCTAAAATCTTAGGTTTTCTTCTTATGTGAACTTAATATTTTTCGAGCTTCTAAATTTTTGTGCCTTTTGTGGTTTAAAAAATTTGTTAATGATTGGTATCTCCCAACATAGGAACGAATTTATAAGCGCCGAACTCTTCTTTTTCGAATTGTGTAGGAGCCGTTTTTGTAAATCTGTACAGAATCTGCTCATCGGTAGGACCTAACGGAATAACCATTTTCCCGCCGACATTAAGCTGCTTTAATAATTCCGTAGGTAAAACTGAAGCACCACAGGTAACGATAATCTTATCAAAAGGAGCGAAAGTAGGAAGTCCTGCAAAACCGTCTCCGAAGCTCTGAAATTTTGGATTCAAATGCAGCTCACGGAATTTCTTCTTTGAGAAATCAAAAAGGTCTTTCTGCCTTTCCACCGTGTACACCAATGCTTTCATAGCTAATAGAACGGCGGTCTGATATCCGCATCCCGTCCCTATTTCAAGCACTTTCTCACCTGGCTTCACCTGTAACAGCTCAGACTGTTCCGCTACTGTTGAGGGATGTGAAATGGTTTGGTGTGATAGTATGGGAAACGCCCGGTCTTCGTAGGCAAAATCTTCGAAAATACTTTCAATGAAAAGGTGTCTCGGAACTTCGCTCATTGCCAAAAGTACATTTTCATCCGAGATTTCTATATTATGTCTTAAGTATTCGACAAGAATCTTTCTTTTTCCTTTATGTACAAACGAATCATGCATCATTAGTAAGATATAGTTATCAGGTTGCGGGCAGTAGTTTCTACAAAAGTAAACAAACTATCAATATTTGTCAACCTAAAATCTGCAACCTCCTTCTTAATACCTAAAATTATTATCTTTACAAAAATTAAAAAATCTATGTTAAAAGCAGGTTTGGTAGGTGCCGGACATCTGGGAAAGATCCATTTACGACTTCTTAACCAGTCAGATAAGTACGAGCTGGTAGGTTTCCACGATAAAGATACTGAAAACGGAAAAAAAATAGAAGCTGAATTCGGATATAAATATTTTGAAAATTTTGATGAACTTCTTGAGCAGATCGATATGCTGGATATTGTAACTCCTACGATCTACCATTACGATTATGCACTGAAAGCCATTGAAAAAAAGCTTCATTTTTTCATTGAAAAACCGGTGACACAGACACTTGAACAGGCAGAAGAAATTCTTCACAAATGCCAGGAAAATGGTATCAAGGCACAGGTAGGACATGTTGAAAGATACAATCCGGCTTTTATTGCCACTAAAGAATATATTAAAAATCCGATGTTCATTGAGATTCACAGGCTGGCGGAATTCAACCCCAGAGGAACTGATGTTTCTGTGGTGCTTGATCTTATGATTCATGATCTGGATATTTTGCTGAGTATGGCTAAATCTAAGGTTAAAAATATTCATGCAAGTGGTGTATGTGTGGTAAGTAAAACTCCGGATATTGCAAATGCCAGGATAGAATTTGAAAATGGCTGTGTAGCGAATCTTACAACTTCCAGAATTTCCATGAAGGCTATGAGAAAGAGCCGTTTCTTTCAAAAAGATGCTTATATTTCTGTAGATTTCCTTGAGAAAAAAGCAGAAGTGATCCGGATGAAAGACGCTCCTGAAAATCCCACCCCTTTCGATATGATTATTGAGAATGCTGATGGTGAAAAAAACCAGATCCTGTTTGAATATCCGGATATCCAGCCCAATAATGCTATCCTTGATGAATTAAATTCTTTTGCAGACGCCATTACGGATGGTAAAAATGTGGAAGTTTCCCTGGAAGACGGAACAGAAGCTTTAAAAGTTGCCCTTGAAATTGTAAAACTGATTTCATAATTCCAATAAAAAAACTTTTTTAACTTTTAGCATTATGAAAAAAATAGGTCTTTTCTTTCTTTTGGTTTCGTCACTGGCCATTGCACAGAAATCTGCTTTAGAAAAGAAAATAAATTCAATTACGCAAAACAAAAAAGCAACAGTCGGGGTTTCTGTTCTGGGTTTCGAAAATAATTTCCAATACAGTAAAAACGGGGATCAGAAGCTTCCTATGTTAAGTGTTTTCAAGTTTCATATTGCATGTGCAGCTTTGGATCTTGTAGATAAGGGAAAATTATCATTAAACCAGAAAGTATTCATACATAAAACCGATCTGAAGGAAAAAACATGGTCTCCGTTCCGGGAAAAGTATCCTGCCGGAAATATTGAAATTACTTTAAATGAAGTAATCGACTATACGGTAGCTTTCAGTGATAACAACCTGTGTGATGTTCTTTGGAAACTTATTGGCGGGGCAAAAACGGTACAGCAGTTTATGAATGCCAAAGGGGTAAAAGACTTCCAGGTCAAGTACAATGAACAGGAGATGCATGAAAAAAGCTGGGAATCACTTTACGAGAATTACAGTACGACCAATTCTGCCGTATCGGCCCTGAAAAAGTTCTATGACGGGAAATTGCTTTCCAAAAAGTCTACGGATTATCTGATGCAAATTATGACCGGAACGAAAACAGGAACCAATAAAATTGTTGAGCAGCTTCCGAAAAATACTCCTGTTGCACATAAAACAGGCTCTTCAGGAAAAAATAACAAAGGACTTACGATTGCTGAAAATGATATGGGAATCATCACGCTTCCAAACGGAAAGCATTACGCAATTGCCGTATTTGTAAACAATTCTACGGAGACAGAAGCTGTAAACTGTAAAATGGTTTCTGATATTTCCAAAGCGGTTTGGGATGATTTTAATAAGTAAAATATTAAGCTTATTTTTAAAGCAGATAAATGACTTACGGCTTAATAATTAAAAGCCGGCAGGCTGAATCACCTAAAATTTAACTATCTATAAAAAATAAAAGAAAAAATGATCAAAAACATTGTAGTTATTGGAGCCGGAACCATGGGAAATGGTATTGCACATACTTTTGCACAAAGCGGATTCAAAGTAAATCTGGTAGACGTATCCCGGGAGGCTCTTGACAGAGGGATTAAAACAATCACAACCAACCTCGACAGAATAATTGCAAAGGGAAACCTTACAGAAGAACAAAAAACTGAAACATTAGGAAATATCAGCACTTTCACAGAACTTAAAGAAGCTGCCGGAAGCGCAGATCTTATCGTGGAAGCTGCAACTGAAAACCAGGACCTGAAGCTTAAGATCTTTGGTCAGATGGATGAATTTGCTCCTGCCGACTGTATCCTGGCTACCAATACCTCTTCTATTTCTATCACAAAGATTGCAGCAGCTACCAAAAGAGCTGATAAAGTAATCGGGATGCATTTTATGAATCCGGTTCCTATTATGAAGCTGGTAGAGATCATCAAAGGATATTCTACTTCCAAAGAGACTTTTGATGCCATTTATGAGATGAGCAAAACATTAGGGAAAGTTCCTGTGGAAGTGAATGATTATCCTGGTTTTGTGGCTAACAGAATTCTTATGCCAATGATTAATGAATCTATCGAAACACTATACAACGGTGTGGCAGGTGTAGAAGAAATAGACACGGTAATGAAGCTTGGAATGGCACATCCTATGGGACCTCTTCAGCTTGCTGACTTTATCGGTCTTGATATCTGTCTTGCGATTCTTAATGTGATGTATGACGGCTTCAAAAATCCTAAATATGCTCCAAACCCGCTTCTTGTAAACATGGTGATGGCCGGAAAACTTGGGGTGAAGTCCGGAGAAGGTTTCTATGATTATTCAGAAAGTAAAAAAGCTGAAAAAGTTTCAAAAATGTTTTTGAAATAATTTTAAGTCAATAATTTTATTTATCTTTGATTAAAGTTAAAATATTAAAAAAATGAAATTACCAAAGTTTTTATTAGCAGACAATTCGGAATTTCCTGAAGATTTATTCGTAGTTCATACAGAATACCCAAGATTTATCTTAAACGTAGAGGAAGAAGAAGTTGAGTGGCTGGATGATCTGGAAGGCGATGATGAGGAAACTATGGCAGATGAGGCTACAAAAGTGGTAGAAGCTGCGTTTAAATGGTGCGATGAAGAATTGGCTAAATACGACGAAGAAGAGGAAGAATAATAACTACCTTACACATAAAAAAAGGAACTCAAATTGAGTTCCTTTTTTATTTTTATTCAGTTTTATTGAATTTCAACAGCAGAAGATTGTCCTGATAAAGTTCCAGAGTGGTTCCGGAAACTACATATTTATTAGCCTTCCCCATCATATCCATAAAGTTCTGCTCAACGCTCACATTATTGCACATCATTTTGGTAGACCCCATTTGACCGGCAGAGAAATCTCCTGTGGAAGGATCTAATTTAGCCGTTCCGAAATAGTTATTACATCCGCCATTTCCACTGATCTTTTCACCATCGATATTAAGGGTCGGAACCTTGCCTTTCACGTTATCTGCCAACGTCCATTTTGTACCGGCCAGTGAAGGCTGTACCTTACCCACTTTAGATGCGGAAGGGCTGGACATTGTACCACAAGACGCAAGAACAGCTGCCGCACAAATACTTAAAAAAAGATTTTTCATTTTTTTCTTTTTGAATTACTCAAATTTAAGGAAATATTATTATCTAAACGGCTTGTGAAGGATTTTATTATTTCCTGGGAGTCTATTTTAGGATTATTTTTTAGTCTTCCGTTATTGAGCAGATGATAACGTTAAAAATAAGATGATGCGGATGTGTGTGAGGTTGCAAATAAAAAACGGGCTTTACAGCCCGTTCCAATATGATTTTATTCTTAACTAAGATCTTAATTCTGCATTGTATTCTTTCTGGAATGCTTTGATTAATGAATCCATCACGGAAGCAATTTCTTTTTCTTCCAGTGTTTTTTCTTCATTTAAAAGCTCAAAGCTCATTGCATACGATTTCTTGCCTTCAGGAAGATTTTTTCCTTCATAAACATCGAATAAGTTGATATTCCTGATGTAAGGTGATTTGTTCTTTCTGGCAGTCTCGTACAGGTCCTGATAATTGATGTTCTTATCGATCAACAGAGCAAGATCCCTTCTGATTTTATTGAATTTAGGAATATCGTTAAACTTAAGAACATTTTTAGAACGCAGTTCCTGAGCCAATTCAAGCTCAATTTCTGCGTAGAAACATTCCTGATCGATATCAAAGTCTTTCAGTAGAATCGGAGATACTTTTCCTATTCTTACCAAAGCTTTTTCTCCTGTTTCATAAGCCAATGCATCAGAAAATCTTTCATCCGTTAAAGGAATTTCCTTATAAGTAATGCCAAGTCTTTCCAACAAAACTTTCACATAAGCTTTAAGATGATAGAAGCTTACCGCAGATTTAGGCTGCAGCCAGTTTTCGGCAACATCTCTTCCCGAAACAAGAAGGGCAAGCTGCTTTCTTTCTTCGTACTTATCTCTTTTATGATAAATTTTCCCGAACTCAAAAAATTTGATATCCTGGTTCTTTCTGTTGATGTTATAAACCGCATTTTGCAGAAGACCTTCCAATAAGGATTTTCTCATAAACGCAAGATCTCCGCTCAAGGGGTTCAGTAATTTTACAGCATCTTTTTCATCTTTTACAGATGTAAGAGAGTTGTTCATCACCTCATTGAAGCCAAGCCCCTGTAAAGTTCTCGCCCAGTTGTTTTCAAGCTCGTCCTGATCGTTGGCACTCAGTTTTACCGGAGTAAATGAAATTTTCTGCGGAGCATCTATTTTATTGTATCCGTAGATCCTTAAAATTTCTTCAATGACGTCTATTTCTCTTGTTACATCTGCTCTGTAAGCAGGTACTGAGATTTCAAGACCGTTCTGGATTTCATTCAGAACCTGGATTTCAAGGGACTTCAGGATTTCTTTTACTTTTTCTCTGTGGATTTTTGTTCCAAGTATCTGTTCGATTCTTGAGAACCTGATGATTACATAATTGTCCTCAATTTTCTTCGGATATTCTTCCAGTAAATCTCCTGCTAATTTTCCTCCGGCAAGTTCCTGGATCATTTTAACAGCATGGGTAATTGCTGTTCTGGTCATATTGGGATCTACTCCCCTTTCAAATCTGAAAGAAGCATCTGTATTTAAACCATGGAATTTAGCGCCTTTTCTCACGGCTACCGGATTGAAATAAGCACTTTCCAGGAAAATGGTTTTTGTTTCATTGGATACCCCTGAACTGGCACCACCAAAAACACCGGCAATACACATCGGGTTATCTTTTCCGTCTTTGATCATCACCTCAGAACCGTTTAATGTTCTTTCTACACCATCCAGAGTGGTAAATTTTGTCCCTTCTTTTACGGTTCCCACCTTCACTTTATTACCGGTAATTTTATCGGCATCAAATGCATGAAGAGGCTGGCCGTATCCGTGAAGAATATAATTCGTAATATCTACAATATTGTTGATCGGGCTTAAGCCGATTGCTTTCAGTCTGTCTTTTAACCAAGCCGGAGATTCTGCCACTTTTACGTCCTCAATAACAGCTCCGATATATCTTGGGCACAGTTCTTTATTTTCCACTTCTAAAGTGAAACTGTGTGAACCTTCAACGTTCAAAGCTACAGAAGCTACTTTTGTAAATATTGATTTCTGCTGATTCGTTGAAAGGAATGCATGAAGGTCTCTTGCAACACCGTAATGCGACATGGCATCGGTTCTGTTGGGTGTTAAACCAATCTCAATTACTTCATCATTAGTCAATTCAAAATAGTCAGCAAAATTCTTTCCTACCTGGTATTTTATTTCATCCAGAACCATAATTCCGCCATGATCATCGCTAAGGCCAAGTTCATCTTCTGCACAGATCATTCCCTGGGAAACTTCACTTCTTATTTTCGCTTCCTTGATCTCAAAAAAGTTTCCGGTTTTGTCATAGATTTTAGTTCCAACAACGGCTACAGGAACTGTTTGCCCTGCTTCAACATTAGGAGCACCACAAACAATATTTAATATTTTCCCATTCCCTACATCAACTGTCGTTTTCTTTAATTTGTCGGCGTTCGGGTGTTTCTCACACGTCAATACTTTACCTACTACAATACCTTCCAGACTTCCTTTAACACTTTCAAATTTTTCTATCCCCTCTACTTCAAGACCAATATCTGTAAGGAATTCTCCGATTCTTTCAGTTTTCAGTTCCGTTTTGATAAAGTCTTTCAGCCAGTTGTTTGATATTTTCATTTATTAAATTTTGAAAATTTTATTTGAATTTTTTTCCAGTACAAATGTCGTGTTTTTTTAAGAAATAGAGAAATTTAGAAATGATTTTAAAACAAATAGTTTTTGATTAATCATCTCCTATTCATTTAGAGAATTTCCCTGTAAAAAACCGAATATATAACGTTATTTTACTTTTTAATTGCTTGTTGAAATAAAAAAGAGACTGAAAGATTCAGTCTCTTGTAGTTTTATGCATTAAAATATTATAATCCGATTACCGGCATTGATAACATCAGAATATTTTCACTTTCTTCAAGACCGTCAAGCGGTTCAATGATTCCCGGTCTGTTAGGCTGAGACATTTTCATAGTGATATCGTCCGAACCTAAAATGGTAAGCATTTCCGTTAAAAACTTAGAGCTAAAACCAATATTGATATCTTCTCCGTTGTAATCGCAAGGAATCTGCATATCCGCTTTGTTTGCATACTCGGTATCTTCTGCATGAAGGTGAAGAATATTGGCAGATAATTTAAATCTCACCTGGTTGGTAGATTTGTTAGACATAATGGATGCTCTTTTGATCGCTCCTAAAAGAAGGTTTCTGTTGATCGTCAGTACATTTGGATTCTCTTTCGGGATTACTGCTGTATAATTGGGGTATTTACCGTCTATCAGTCGGCAGATCCAGATGTGTTTCCCAAAAGTAAATTTAGCCATATTCTCATTGAAATCGATGGTAACGTCTTCATTGGAACTTGCCAGTATGTTTTTGAAAATGTTCAGAGGTTTTTTAGGCATGATGAATTCCATTGGCTCGGCATTCATCAGGTCTGCTCTTTTATAGACCACCAGTCTGTGGGAATCTGTGGAAACAAAATTGGTTTCGTTTTCTCCAAACTGGAACAGTACTCCGGTCATTACAGGACGAAGAGAGTCGTTACTTGTAGCAAAAAGAGTATTCGTCAATGCTTCAGACAGAACTCCTGCCGGCATTGTTACGCTCTGGGATGCATCAAATTCCGGTAATTCCGGGTAATCATCAGCATTATCCAGTGCTACAGCGAAGTTGTCTTTTTCATCCAAAATCTCAAGCTGGCTTCCGGTTCCTTCAGCATTATCCTTCACAACGAACGTCAAAGGCTGTTCACCATAGGTCTTGATAAAATCCTGAAAAATTTTAGCAGGAACGGCAAATTTACCCGAATCGTCAGACTTTACTTCCAGAGAAGTCACAAGAGTAGTCTCGCCATCAGATGCTGTAATGGTAACGTTATTTCCGTCTAATTCAAAAAGATAGTTTTCTAAAATCGGTCTCGACTGAGAGCTTGATATTACGCCACTTACAGTTTGCAATGCTTTCTGCAGTTCACCACTTGAAATAATAAATTTCATAGATTTAAAAATAAGTTTCTACAAATATAATAAATAGAAACTATAATGAAAAAAATAATCTTAAGGAGTTTTGAACAAATATCATCAATTTGTTTTCAGGACTGATTTGATACTCAAATTTAACACTGATTATTGATTTTGGATACAAAAACCTATCCCTAGTTTTTCATGTACAGATTAAGAAAAACAGGTTTCCAATTTATTATTTTCATCAAAATACAAATCTTATCTTTGTTAAAAATAAGCCATGCAGAAACCACCTATTCACAAAAGTTTTTTGAATGCTTTCCGCGGTGTTTTCCTGATGATGAAGACGGAAAGGAATTTCCGGATTGAGCTTGCAGCATTTTTCGTTAACCTGATTCTGATTTTATATTTCAGGCTTTCAGCGGTTGATACAATACTCATTCTTATGGCTTCACTAAGTGTTTTGGGTGCCGAAATATTCAATACCGCTATAGAAAAGATATGCGATATTGTACAGCCTGAATTCGATAAAAGAATTGGTTTTATCAAGGATATTTCTGCCGCAGCGGTCCTTTTACTGACCATCGGGGCCGTTATTACAGGGATAATTATTTACCGGAAATATGTATTTCAATAAAAAAGCACTCCGGAAGAACAGATAGGCTATTATAAATATTTTTCTATGATGGATATTGCAGTTTCTGCCATTATTCCGTAACCCTTTTCGTTAGGATGTACACCGTCTGCAGAAAGTAAAATTTCCTTATCATCCAGGACAGCAGCATGAAAATCAACATGATGAACTGAATTTTCGGAAGCCACATCTTTAAGTATCTGATTGTAAACTATTACTTCTTCATTTGTTCTGAGCTTTCCGGTTGCACTTTCTATCCCGTCTACTTTTTGAGAAACCGGGAGAATGTTTACCAGATAAATATCATTGGTGTATTGTTTTGCATGATGAATCGCTTCATTGATGTTATTCCTGAACTGTTCCAGATTTACCATATGGGTTCCGTCTTTTTTTGCCAGATCATTGGCTCCGTACCCGATAAAAACAACATTTCCCTCTGCTGAATTTCTGGCTGCCAGCTCGTAAGGCATCCTTTTCAGCAGCCCGACTGTGGTTTCGCCTCCGATTCCAAGATTAAAGAGGATCAGTTCATTTTTTCCTTCATGGAACTGCTGGAGTGCATATCTTTTAAGAATATCTACCCAGCCTCCGAATACGCCGTCATACTCCCCATATGTGATGCTGTCTCCAAAGAACAGCCCGTAAATCATTTTTTTCATGTTTAATAAGATGTGGATATTAGATATTAGACACTAGATTTCAGATGCCAGATGTCAGATGTTTAGTAGATATATCATTTATTGTTTACAATTGACCATTCATCATTAATCTAAAATCAATCCAAAATTAGTGTAATATTTTGGTGTGATTCTATAATTTCCACTAAAATATCAAATAAGGTCTGCCCTTTTCCTGAGACCAATTCATCCAGTTTATGCTGTATAAGATCTATATTGAAAGGCTTTCCCTGACTGATCTTGTTCTCATAAAAGCTGCGGGTTGCGTCAAAGCCCAGATCTTTTTCTGATTTTTGGGATTCTTTCCAGATCATCTCTATTTCCTCATCGTTTTCAAAGACACCGAAACCTCCGTACAAAATATCATCAAAGCCGTCCAGTGTTCCTACTTTCCAGTCAGCATCCTTCATAAGAACAGATGAAACCTCATCATAAAACCCGGCCAGATTTGAAAAATGACCGCCATTAATGACGGTCATTTTCCTGTTATTTTTATTTGAAGTACTCCACTCCATTTTTGAATATATTGTGGTAATTCGCGGTAGGTATGTTTTTCATGAGGCCTTCTGCAAATCGTTCAGGGTGCCCCATTCTTCCGTAAATCTTTCCGCACGGGCTGGTAACTCCTTCAATTCCGAATAATGAATTATTAGGATTGAACGGCATTCCGTGGGCAATATTTCCGTTAAGATCGATGTATTGGGTAGCAATCTGCCCGTTCTCGTAAAGTTTTTGAATTTCTTCTTCGGAAGCCATGAAACGGCCTTCACCGTGAGAAATGGGAATGGTAAATACCTGATCTTTCATTCCTTTTAACCATGGGCTTTCATCATTAACCACCTTTACATTCACCATCTGGGAAATATGCCTTCTGATGGCATTGTGAGCCAATGTCGGAGAATTTTCATCCAGATCTTTGATTCTTCCGTAAGGCAATAAACCAGATTTAACCAAAGCCTGGAACCCGTTACAGATCCCGATAATCATACCGTCTCTGTCCAGCAGCTCGTGAACAGCATTTTTCATTTTTTCGTTTTTCAGGACGTTGACAATGAATTTTGCGGAACCGTCCGGCTCATCCCCTGCTGAGAAACCTCCTGAGAATGCCAGAATCTGAGATGTTCTGATCTCTTCCACCCATGCATCAATGCTTTCATCCAATAACTGGTGATTGATATTGATTAAAGGTAAACTGCTTACTATTGCACCTTCTTTTGCAAAAGCATTTAAGGTATCATACTCGCAGTTGGTTCCCGGGAAAACCGGTGCGAATACTTTCGGCTGGGCAATTCCGTGCTTTTTAATAATGATATTT includes the following:
- a CDS encoding 2-hydroxyacid dehydrogenase — its product is MKVFVSKRIPQEGINMLKEAGLEVFIPEHENLSHEEWLIHCQNNDAILSVGAEFKYDKDFFDQCPDIKTIALYSVGFDHVDIMEANRRNIPIGNTPDVLSKATSDVAFLLMQSVARRASYNFQKVKDGNWGDFDPLHALGQELYGKTLGILGLGRIGFEMAKKSRAAFDMKIIYHNRHRNEEAEQELNAAYVSFEELIAQSDVLSIHASFTPEQKDLFNGSVFEKMKSDAIFINTARGGFQNEKDLYEALTEKKIWGAGLDVTNPEPMSKESPLLELSNVCVLPHIGSATIEARTGMAKIAAENIIAFFKGEKIPYCANPEVYSGKN
- a CDS encoding prevent-host-death protein — translated: MDTNRFKSSHDFSNIQKNLHNNPGYHTESYTQQVKDYMNDMKSKNQEPTKQGFMAHTQKSAKDVWEEIQEMASQVWDKNQDLSDEDQ
- a CDS encoding protein-L-isoaspartate(D-aspartate) O-methyltransferase, which translates into the protein MHDSFVHKGKRKILVEYLRHNIEISDENVLLAMSEVPRHLFIESIFEDFAYEDRAFPILSHQTISHPSTVAEQSELLQVKPGEKVLEIGTGCGYQTAVLLAMKALVYTVERQKDLFDFSKKKFRELHLNPKFQSFGDGFAGLPTFAPFDKIIVTCGASVLPTELLKQLNVGGKMVIPLGPTDEQILYRFTKTAPTQFEKEEFGAYKFVPMLGDTNH
- a CDS encoding Gfo/Idh/MocA family protein, translated to MLKAGLVGAGHLGKIHLRLLNQSDKYELVGFHDKDTENGKKIEAEFGYKYFENFDELLEQIDMLDIVTPTIYHYDYALKAIEKKLHFFIEKPVTQTLEQAEEILHKCQENGIKAQVGHVERYNPAFIATKEYIKNPMFIEIHRLAEFNPRGTDVSVVLDLMIHDLDILLSMAKSKVKNIHASGVCVVSKTPDIANARIEFENGCVANLTTSRISMKAMRKSRFFQKDAYISVDFLEKKAEVIRMKDAPENPTPFDMIIENADGEKNQILFEYPDIQPNNAILDELNSFADAITDGKNVEVSLEDGTEALKVALEIVKLIS
- the bla-A gene encoding CGA/CIA family class A beta-lactamase, which codes for MKKIGLFFLLVSSLAIAQKSALEKKINSITQNKKATVGVSVLGFENNFQYSKNGDQKLPMLSVFKFHIACAALDLVDKGKLSLNQKVFIHKTDLKEKTWSPFREKYPAGNIEITLNEVIDYTVAFSDNNLCDVLWKLIGGAKTVQQFMNAKGVKDFQVKYNEQEMHEKSWESLYENYSTTNSAVSALKKFYDGKLLSKKSTDYLMQIMTGTKTGTNKIVEQLPKNTPVAHKTGSSGKNNKGLTIAENDMGIITLPNGKHYAIAVFVNNSTETEAVNCKMVSDISKAVWDDFNK
- a CDS encoding 3-hydroxybutyryl-CoA dehydrogenase; the protein is MKNIVVIGAGTMGNGIAHTFAQSGFKVNLVDVSREALDRGIKTITTNLDRIIAKGNLTEEQKTETLGNISTFTELKEAAGSADLIVEAATENQDLKLKIFGQMDEFAPADCILATNTSSISITKIAAATKRADKVIGMHFMNPVPIMKLVEIIKGYSTSKETFDAIYEMSKTLGKVPVEVNDYPGFVANRILMPMINESIETLYNGVAGVEEIDTVMKLGMAHPMGPLQLADFIGLDICLAILNVMYDGFKNPKYAPNPLLVNMVMAGKLGVKSGEGFYDYSESKKAEKVSKMFLK
- a CDS encoding META domain-containing protein, coding for MKNLFLSICAAAVLASCGTMSSPSASKVGKVQPSLAGTKWTLADNVKGKVPTLNIDGEKISGNGGCNNYFGTAKLDPSTGDFSAGQMGSTKMMCNNVSVEQNFMDMMGKANKYVVSGTTLELYQDNLLLLKFNKTE